In Streptomyces sp. DG2A-72, one genomic interval encodes:
- a CDS encoding SGNH/GDSL hydrolase family protein, whose protein sequence is MTRKAGYALLAAIVALIVALSAAIYVGVAAGDGSGGSRENLAGSRTPRNPAEPASTGTWVGTWSASPVGAEPGTEITGLANRSVRNVVHTSAGGTFARITLSNLYGQSPLTITHASIAIAAGDDTAAAAPGTMRRLTFNASTTVVVPAGQQTMSDAVRITVPNDSDVLVTTYSPTATGPVTYHPRSRQISYAAQGDLTEDVTGTPYTQQVEYWRYLTALDVLSNESNGTVVAFGDSLTDGVGSSTGANNRWPDLLSDRLREAVENGDDVPRYSFVNQGIGGNQVLANGFGRPAENEAGLGRFGRDVLSRTNVKVVIIDLGVNDILRNPGHADPDAILGGLRTLVQQAHARGLKVIGATLMPFGGHNGYSAEREGVRQAVNAGIRAGKVFDAVVDFDEAVRDPYDPRKFRPDYDSGDHLHPSDKGYERIAEEFNLDDLKGGAPAKL, encoded by the coding sequence ATGACCAGGAAAGCCGGTTATGCCCTGCTTGCCGCGATCGTCGCCCTGATCGTGGCACTGTCCGCTGCCATATACGTCGGCGTCGCCGCCGGTGACGGCAGCGGCGGCAGCAGGGAGAACCTCGCCGGATCCCGTACCCCGCGCAATCCCGCCGAGCCCGCCTCCACCGGCACCTGGGTCGGCACCTGGTCCGCGTCCCCGGTCGGCGCCGAGCCCGGCACCGAGATCACGGGCCTGGCGAACCGTTCGGTACGCAACGTCGTGCACACGAGCGCGGGCGGCACCTTCGCCCGGATCACCCTCTCCAACCTCTACGGCCAGTCCCCGCTGACGATCACACACGCGTCCATCGCCATCGCGGCCGGCGACGACACGGCCGCGGCGGCTCCCGGGACGATGCGCAGGCTGACCTTCAACGCCAGCACCACCGTCGTCGTACCGGCCGGCCAGCAGACGATGAGCGACGCCGTCCGCATCACCGTCCCCAACGACAGCGACGTACTGGTCACCACGTACTCCCCCACCGCGACCGGGCCGGTCACCTACCACCCGCGCTCACGGCAGATCTCGTACGCCGCCCAGGGCGACCTCACCGAGGACGTGACCGGTACCCCGTACACCCAGCAGGTCGAGTACTGGCGCTATCTGACCGCCCTCGACGTGCTGAGCAACGAGTCCAACGGCACCGTCGTCGCGTTCGGCGACTCGCTCACCGACGGCGTCGGCTCCTCCACGGGCGCCAACAACCGCTGGCCCGACCTCCTTTCGGACCGGCTGCGCGAGGCCGTCGAGAACGGCGACGACGTGCCGCGCTACAGCTTCGTCAACCAGGGCATCGGCGGGAACCAGGTCCTCGCCAACGGGTTCGGCCGCCCCGCCGAGAACGAGGCCGGCCTCGGCCGCTTCGGCCGGGACGTCCTCAGCCGCACGAACGTCAAGGTCGTCATCATCGACCTCGGCGTGAACGACATCCTCCGCAACCCCGGCCACGCCGACCCCGACGCGATCCTGGGCGGCCTGCGCACCCTCGTCCAGCAGGCCCACGCGCGCGGGCTGAAGGTCATCGGGGCGACGCTGATGCCGTTCGGCGGGCACAACGGCTACTCCGCCGAGCGGGAGGGCGTACGCCAGGCCGTCAACGCCGGGATCCGCGCGGGCAAGGTCTTCGACGCGGTCGTCGACTTCGACGAGGCGGTACGAGACCCGTACGACCCCCGCAAGTTCCGCCCCGACTACGACTCCGGGGACCATCTGCACCCCAGCGACAAGGGGTATGAGCGGATAGCGGAGGAGTTCAACCTGGACGACTTGAAGGGCGGAGCACCGGCGAAGCTGTAG
- a CDS encoding DUF1707 domain-containing protein: MTDDAPELRASDADRERVAEVLRDALAEGRLDMTEFEERLDATYKARTYGELTPITRDLPAAGVTPPTVDMAKKPEQNGSWAQRIVGGEGSSTWAVAVMSGFQRKGRWTVPRRFNCFAFWGGGEIDLREANFADREVEINCIAIMGGMGVIVPPGVEVVVRGIGIMGGFDQREEGVPGEPGAPRVIVTGFAFWGGVGVERKLTRAEKQRLREERRQEKLDRKASKRELQGSVRDDMHDAHRRMLDGHRSLMHDRHEERREVQRERRERRRRGED; the protein is encoded by the coding sequence ATGACGGACGATGCCCCGGAACTGCGCGCTTCCGACGCCGATCGTGAACGAGTCGCCGAGGTACTGCGGGACGCCCTGGCCGAGGGGCGGCTCGACATGACGGAGTTCGAGGAGCGGCTGGACGCGACGTACAAGGCACGGACGTACGGCGAACTGACGCCGATCACCCGTGACCTGCCCGCCGCCGGGGTGACCCCGCCGACCGTCGACATGGCCAAGAAGCCCGAGCAGAACGGGAGTTGGGCCCAGCGGATCGTCGGCGGCGAGGGCTCGTCCACGTGGGCTGTCGCCGTGATGTCCGGCTTCCAGCGCAAGGGGCGCTGGACCGTGCCCAGGCGGTTCAACTGCTTCGCCTTCTGGGGCGGCGGTGAGATCGATCTGCGCGAGGCGAACTTCGCGGACCGTGAGGTCGAGATCAACTGCATCGCGATCATGGGCGGGATGGGTGTGATCGTGCCGCCCGGTGTCGAGGTCGTCGTCCGGGGGATCGGCATCATGGGCGGCTTCGACCAGCGTGAGGAGGGCGTGCCCGGGGAGCCCGGGGCGCCTCGTGTGATCGTCACGGGGTTCGCCTTCTGGGGCGGCGTGGGGGTCGAGCGCAAGCTGACCCGGGCCGAGAAGCAGCGGCTGCGGGAGGAACGGCGGCAGGAGAAGCTGGACCGGAAGGCGTCGAAGCGGGAGCTGCAGGGGTCCGTCCGGGACGACATGCACGACGCTCATCGGCGGATGCTGGACGGGCACCGGAGCCTGATGCACGACCGTCATGAGGAGCGGCGCGAGGTGCAGCGGGAACGGCGGGAGCGGCGTCGGCGCGGGGAGGACTAG
- a CDS encoding ABC-2 family transporter protein has translation MGVGSVRLYVAVAAGSFRRYATYRVATAAGVFTNTVFGLILVYTYLALWDERPDLGGYDQAQAVTYVWLGQALFAALAIQGGGFETELMERIRTGEIAVDLYRPADLQLWWLASDLGRMLFQLAGRGVIPFVFGALFFPMALPRDVGTWAAFLVALLLAAVVSFGIRYLVALSVFWLMDARGVMQALMVTGIFCSGMTLPLNAFPDALGDVVRALPWAGQLQVPADVLMGEADPFGAFAFQTAWAVALLAAGRLLQSAATRRVVVQGG, from the coding sequence GTGGGTGTGGGCTCGGTGCGGTTGTACGTGGCCGTGGCGGCGGGGAGTTTTCGACGGTACGCGACGTATCGGGTGGCCACGGCGGCCGGGGTGTTCACCAATACCGTGTTCGGGCTGATCCTCGTGTACACGTATCTGGCGCTGTGGGACGAGCGGCCGGATCTGGGCGGGTACGACCAGGCGCAGGCCGTGACCTATGTGTGGCTGGGGCAGGCCCTGTTCGCGGCGCTGGCCATCCAGGGCGGAGGCTTCGAGACCGAGCTCATGGAACGCATCCGCACCGGTGAGATCGCGGTCGATCTGTACCGGCCGGCCGATCTCCAACTGTGGTGGCTGGCGAGCGACTTGGGGCGGATGCTGTTCCAGTTGGCGGGGCGGGGTGTGATCCCGTTCGTCTTCGGTGCGCTGTTCTTCCCGATGGCCCTGCCCAGGGACGTCGGCACCTGGGCGGCGTTCCTGGTCGCGCTGTTGCTGGCGGCGGTCGTCAGCTTCGGGATCCGCTATCTGGTGGCCTTGAGCGTGTTCTGGCTCATGGACGCCAGGGGCGTCATGCAGGCCCTGATGGTCACGGGCATCTTCTGCTCGGGCATGACACTGCCCCTGAACGCCTTCCCCGACGCGCTCGGCGACGTGGTCCGGGCGTTGCCGTGGGCCGGGCAGCTCCAGGTGCCGGCGGATGTGCTGATGGGGGAGGCCGACCCGTTCGGGGCGTTCGCCTTCCAGACGGCGTGGGCGGTGGCACTGCTGGCGGCGGGGCGGCTGTTGCAGTCGGCGGCTACGCGGAGGGTGGTGGTGCAGGGTGGGTGA